The genomic interval atatatgtatataagtatatatatagctgtataagtatatgtatatacatatacatatatgtatacaagtatatatatatatatgtataagtatatgtatacatatatgtatgtgcatatatatatatatgtataagtatatgtatataagtatgtatatgtatatgtgtaaaagtacctgtatatgtttatataaatatatagatgtatatgtatgtgtatgtgtatgtgtatgtatgcatgtatgtatatatatacattagttTTCAACTctcgggatttggttttacgcccaatttgggcgtaaaaccaaatacaccaaaaaaactATTGTGATGTAATCCCAATTACATCAGGATTTGCAAATACactcaaacaaacaatgaatttcataaagtaatataaaaccaaatacacccaaacaaacacaccctaaaaTGGCAAGTCCTATGCGCCAAAAACATCATAGCTAAAGTAGAGGCATAATGTTAGGGAGGCATTTGGTTGTAAAAATGGAATAGAAAAGGATTAGAGGGAAATGAAAATGAGAgagaatattaaaattatttaattataataaataaatatttaattttaatagctTATTGGATCATTATATAGTTATTAATTACCTAAGTTAATCATATATCAAAATTAAGATGTtttctataaaatattaaattgctaattataaattttcatttttttttaattattatacttAACATTAACAATTGAATGTTAAAATCAGAATGTAGAACAtactattttaaattaaaaaaaataaaatacaatacatGGCTTCAATGTTAggcaaaattgtcattttatctttatcattaaagaataaaaaattctttcaaatttatgaCACATGATTTTACTCCTTACTCATGCCTCACTCCCATGCATACACAgccaaacaaaaaattagaCCCATTCATGGCTCATTCCCACTCCAAGTATGGCAATCAAACACTCCCTTAGTTTAATAAGAGACCGTTGTAAAGATTATTTAATATGATAATCTTATTTCAAAAGGTGTCCCTTCTTTATTCATCCCAgtgctatttaaaaataaataaataaatcagtaccattaagaagaaacaagaaattaagaaaaaaaattcaaataacaaaaatattctaAGTGAATATAATCAATATATGCACATACTTGACTTCAGGCCCCATGCAACACACAGAAAATCTAAAATCTAAATATtacttcataaaaatatatataaatatttgtcacGCGCTTGTTTCTTGTCAAACTTTGTACATACTTAGGCAATGAAGTTCAAACATCTAAACCATAACATTTCAAACGTGATAAATGTGATGCTTGATGTCCGGATGTAACTCTACAGGTTTGCTCCAGAAAGCAGCAAGATAAGCCTAGCGAGAACTCATCCACCCATCCACCTGGCTaccatcaaaagaaaaacatagaagcACTGAACATTCCCCTCGCAGGTATTACCCTGGTCATGTTCAAAGGGACTTTCGCAGCCTGCACCAACATTTCCTGGCTGCTCAGAGATCCATCTATTGCAATAGCTAAAATACATTACTCAAACTGCTTAAGTTTAAGCTTTAAACAAAGGGAAGAAACCGAGAAGCCTGATTACTTCACAAGCTTTAGTAAAAGTGAATTTTTGGGCTCACATAAAACCAACTGAAGCATATGAAAACTATCTTATATATGCTGCCCAAACATGTGTTTTCCACTCCCCAGAATAGAGGGATTATAACTCTTGAAACAACACTATTTTTTCACCCTATATGATGCATGGAGAGTCTAGAATTTACAAGTAATTGCATATAACCTATTACAGACGCTATGCATCTTCTACGACCCCATAGATCCATAGTAATCAAAGACAAACAAAACCACACCAGTGATAAATAACTTCACATCTTAAGGGAGAACTTATCCTAGTAATCCTTCAAATCTAAAATCTAGTTCACTGGATAATAATGCTGTTACCTCCTGTTGTTGAGAGGGAAGGTCAATCCTACTCAGAACTTAGaaagattaaagaaaaaaaaaagtgccgTTCAGATCAAGTGTTCAAATGGGTTTACTTCCCAGTAAGCAACTTCAATGCCAATGCCAAGAAGTGTTGAATCAGCTAGCTGGAACCATGGGATGCATGTTTCCCTGAACATTcacaaaaaaggaaacaaagaaaacaattgcACACTCCCTACGCAGGCATTATCCTGTTCAGGTTCAAAGGGACTTTCTCAGCCTGCTCTCAGCCCCTGTCTTAAACCAAAATGGCATGGGCAGAAGCAGATGCAGGCACCCCCGGTGCAATTTCTCATCAATAAATCATTCAATATAAATTTAGTAGAACACAAAAGGAAGTCACTTGTCCATGTAAAAGTTCAACTAAAGAAGAATAAGTGATAAACAAAGCAAAAGATGCTTTGATTATTCAACTGATTATTCTTTAACCTTACCAAGGCTCCATAAGAATGGCTCCTGTccactaaaacaaaataaagcaacacCAAATCTTCTAGCTCCAAGAGAATCGTACCCACAATTGTCCCTGAGAGTGAGAGAAGATAAAATGAAGTCATTGCTGAGTATAATAAGATTTATGCTCTGCTTTAATATGATCAACGGCCATTTTTGAAATGTGCACAAGCCAAGAATATTAACAATCAGAACCTTCTGTGGCATGTTGCCCGACGGTAACTTCagcattcaaaaaaaaacacaatggaTTAAGGTTTGGAGAGTAAGTTGGTGATATACAAAGTTTGGAACGTGAGCCCACCAAAAGTAAACTTGGTTCTATCAAAAAACTTCCTAAAAGGAGGCAGCCTTTGATATGATAAGAGCCCCATGGTTCTGAGTAATAGCATCAGATAATCATGGGTAACCTAATGGACATACTCATATGACCGATGCTACGGAAATTGTGTTATCGCCAAATTTTCAATCAGAGAAGAAAAATATTCTTCACCAGTTTAGTTCTATTGGAATTTAACATAAAGCCAAGGAAATTACGTGATGGCCAAACTAATGCACACCTTCATTTGCGCAAAATGTAATTTTCTGGAAGGTAGATTTCACCCCCAACTTCCCCATGCTGCTCACCGCTAACAGTTTTCTTGGCAGCTAAAAACTCAGCACTCATGGCATCCATTCCCCGTTGCACAGCTTCCTCTGCAGTCCCATATCCATGTTCCTCAGCATACCTCCGCACATCTTCTGTGATTTTCATAGAGCAAAACTTTGGTCCGCACATAGAACAGAAATGTGCCAACTTGGCACCCTCTGATGGCAGGGTTTCATCATGGAAAGCCATGGCAGTCATAGGATCTAATGACAATGCAAACTGGTCCATCCACCGAAATTCAAATCTTGCCTTACTCAGAGCATCATCCCAAGCTTGTGCATGAGGATGGCCTTTTGCTAGATCAGCTGCATGAGCAGCTATCTTGTATGATATAACACCTGCCTTAACATCATCACGATTCGGCAGACCTAGGTGCTCCTTTGGTGTGACGTAGCAGAGAAGGGCGGTACCAAGTGCTCCTATATTAGCAGCACCAATGGCTGAAGTGATGTGATCATATCCAGGAGCAATATCAGTAGTCAATGGACCAAGAGTATAAAATGGTGCCTCATTGCACCATTCCAACTGCTTTTCCATATTTTCAGGAATTTTATGCATAGGAATATGTCCGGGACCTTCATTCATCACCTACATAATAACAAAAGTAGCAGCAACAAGACAGTTTCATTCAAACTTCATCACAACTATCACTGATAACAAATATCTAAATGTTATTTGAAAAAAGATCTTATTAATGAGCATACCTGTACATCCTTCTCCCATGCTCGACGTGTCAACTCCCCCTGTGTAAGAAGCTCTGCAAACTGAGCAGAGTCATTGGCATCATAAATAGAACCTGGTCTCAATCCATCACCAATCGAAAGTGCCACATCATATTTATTGCATATGTCAAGGATGTCATCCCAATGCTCATATGCAAAGTTCTCTTTGTGATATGCCAAGCACCATTTTGCATGAATAGATCCTCCTCTAGAAACAATACCAGTCATCCGTTTTGCTGTAAGAGGGATGTAACGAAGCAGCACTCCAGCATGGATTGTGAAGTAATCCACACCCTGCTCAGCTTGTTCAATAAGAGTATCACGAAAAATATCCCAGTTGAGATTTTCTGCGATGCCATTCACTTTCTCAAGTGCTTGATAGATAGGTACAGTTCCCACTGGCACTCCAGAATTACGTAAAATCCATTCACGTGTCTCATGGATATGCCGACCTGTAGAGAGGTCCATCACTGTATCAGCACCCCACATTGTTGCCCATTGAAGCTTATGCACTTCTTCTTCAATAGAGCTTGTCACTGCTGAATTTCCGATATTTGCATTGACTTTGACCAAGAAGTTCCTACCAACAAGCATAGGCTCCAACTCCAAGTGCTTCTTATTAGAAGGGATGATAGCACGCCCCCGTGCAATCTCTGAACGCACAAATTCTGGGTCAAGCTTCTCACGGGTGGCACAGAACAACATCTCTTCAGTAATAAGACCTTGCTTGGCATAGAACATCTGCGTACATCTGGGTCCACCGAAGTTCTCTCGTTTGTCAACCCAGTCTTTGCGAATCTTGGGAAGACCTGTTACACAGTTCAAAATGAATCAAGGAAAATTTGAATGAGACCAACAGCATTCTGAGAGATGAAGCTTAAAAGTTTAGCCATTTAGAAGGCTGAGTTACAGGCATGGAACAAACCAAAACATGTCTGAAAAACAAAGCAAGTATATATAGCCACACACAGCTGTGGAAGCTAAAACTAATAAAGCAGACTCACACGCACACATTCAGTAACAAATTGAAACGAAAATTGAATAGCACAGACATAAAACCGTACCGTGAAAACAAACATTCGCCTAATAAGTATCAATAAGCATAGGAAAGAATGGTGAAGATGACAAAGAAAATTTACCAAGTCGCGGATCAATGTTTTGTGGGCCACTGGTATCATAAGTGTCAAAGTATCGGTCCTCTCCAGATAGATGGATCCTTCGAAAGGGAACTTGAAGCACATGTCCCGTTGGTTCGTGAACAATTTCACTGCAAAACAAGGCAAAACagacatttttttcttctgagaaaaaaaaaataaaaaaaaggattggATGGAAACAAGGTCAAGTTAAGTCACGTTATGTATGGGGATGAACATAGTTGCAAAGGTACCTGTATTCCTTGGTGCTCTTGGGAAAGCATTCCTGGAAGGAAGGAAGCGGGAGAAAAGCAGGAGAGTCAGGATCAACAGTGTGTGAGATATGCCTCCTCCTGTCCTTCACTTTTGATGTTGTTgaatcatcaccatcatcatcatcggtGGAGGAGGTAGTTAAAGTGGCTCTGGGACCAGAATTCCTGAGAGTGGGCAAGCGTTCAAATCCAGGCAAGAAAGATCCCCGGTGAGAAGAAAGATAGATGCCGTTCTTCAAGGCACAGGTTAATGTCGAATTAATGCACGCCATTGGCACTCTGTTCCCTAACCCCTATCCCTGCTCCTGCTGGGACGAAACAAAGCCAAGAATGAAGATGACGACTAAGTTAACAACACGCCATTCAATTCTATTCTAATCTATATTTCTATTCTATCTCTGATTGTTTGGGAATTGAGATCCCAATGAACATCATCCGCCCGTCACTGAGAGGACTAacggaaagaaagaaagaaagaagaaaacttACCGGtgagtttattttttagttttcaaaccTAGATTAGGCTATCCCTTCCGATGTGTTTCAGAAAGGAGGAAGCTGCCACGCACATATATCGATTCCTTGCAGATGAGATATTTTCcagatttttcttttcctctgtTACGGGTGGCGACACGGTCCTTCAACAAGGACCACAATTTAGCCCTATCTTATCCCTTTGCTGTTGTACTAAGACCATCTCCAACCTTacacccaaatcccaaatttagGGTGGAATTTGAATGTAGAGTACTCCAACCCACACTCAAATCCCACCCCAAATTTGGGTTTCTAGATAATCTAGACCCCAAATTTGAGTCACACTATCTGAACTTCAAATTTGGGGTcccacattattttttattttttattatatttttatttttttattgtttttattattgtaatgaaaaatataaaattattatttcattaatataattataagtagtta from Dioscorea cayenensis subsp. rotundata cultivar TDr96_F1 chromosome 7, TDr96_F1_v2_PseudoChromosome.rev07_lg8_w22 25.fasta, whole genome shotgun sequence carries:
- the LOC120264709 gene encoding phosphomethylpyrimidine synthase, chloroplastic; translation: MACINSTLTCALKNGIYLSSHRGSFLPGFERLPTLRNSGPRATLTTSSTDDDDGDDSTTSKVKDRRRHISHTVDPDSPAFLPLPSFQECFPKSTKEYSEIVHEPTGHVLQVPFRRIHLSGEDRYFDTYDTSGPQNIDPRLGLPKIRKDWVDKRENFGGPRCTQMFYAKQGLITEEMLFCATREKLDPEFVRSEIARGRAIIPSNKKHLELEPMLVGRNFLVKVNANIGNSAVTSSIEEEVHKLQWATMWGADTVMDLSTGRHIHETREWILRNSGVPVGTVPIYQALEKVNGIAENLNWDIFRDTLIEQAEQGVDYFTIHAGVLLRYIPLTAKRMTGIVSRGGSIHAKWCLAYHKENFAYEHWDDILDICNKYDVALSIGDGLRPGSIYDANDSAQFAELLTQGELTRRAWEKDVQVMNEGPGHIPMHKIPENMEKQLEWCNEAPFYTLGPLTTDIAPGYDHITSAIGAANIGALGTALLCYVTPKEHLGLPNRDDVKAGVISYKIAAHAADLAKGHPHAQAWDDALSKARFEFRWMDQFALSLDPMTAMAFHDETLPSEGAKLAHFCSMCGPKFCSMKITEDVRRYAEEHGYGTAEEAVQRGMDAMSAEFLAAKKTVSGEQHGEVGGEIYLPENYILRK